The proteins below come from a single Jaculus jaculus isolate mJacJac1 chromosome X, mJacJac1.mat.Y.cur, whole genome shotgun sequence genomic window:
- the LOC123456535 gene encoding LOW QUALITY PROTEIN: uncharacterized protein LOC123456535 (The sequence of the model RefSeq protein was modified relative to this genomic sequence to represent the inferred CDS: substituted 2 bases at 2 genomic stop codons), which translates to MGQTISTPLDLTLAHWTDVKSRAHSLSVEIKKGKWQTLCEGEWTMFNVGWPRGGTFNPDLIQAVKWIILQEPRGHPDQMPYIFSWQDLVQNPPSWLKPWIPPQPTNSSPSGDSKVLIAGPPRKKKKIYPDIQTELLLDSPPPYPPTHTPTAPLPATSQEGTQGGPATGTWSRXALSPDTTVALPLRAIGPPPPLGPGDDSTQRPLPPLQYWPFSSADLYNWKANHTPFSEDPSKLTALMESLVFSHQPTWDDCQQLLQTLFTTEERERILLEARKNVPGDDRRPTQLQNVIDEGFPLIRPNWDFNTPDGREHLRIYRQALVAGLRGAARRPTNLAKVREVIQGPNEVPSVFLEHLMEAYRRYTPFDPMAEEQRVSVLMYFVDQSAPDIRRKLQRLDGLSRYTLSDLVKEAEKVYNKRETEEEKEERMAKEQEERDHKRDKRHEKNMTRILNAVIQNRKEAGRPRDTRQKQNLGNRCQLEKDQCAYCNEKGHWIKDCPKKKPKEVLTLEDDEXGGRGSDPLPEPRVTLKVEGKPIQFLVDTGAQHSVLLKPEGPLSNKKSWVLGATGNQQFSWTTRRTVDLGVGRVSHSFLMIPGCPAPLLGRDLLTKIGAQITFTKKSPQVTDQHGEIIHVLTMKLEDEHRLFERPQTNADIGKWLTKVPGAWAETAGMGLATHQPPIIVDLKASATPVSVRQYPMSQEAREGIKPHIMRLLELGVLRRCQSPWNTPLLPVRKPNTNDYRPVQDLREVNKRVEDLHPTVPNPYNLLSSLPPDRDWYTVLDLKDAFFCLPLNEKSQPIFAFQWKDPDSGISGQLTWTRLPQGFKNSPTIFDETLHQDLASFRTSNPQVTLLQYVDNLLLAAVTQTECEQGTKALLEELARLGYRASAMKAQLCKRQVTYLGYSLKGGRRWLTKARKQAVEQIPVPANARQVREFLGSAGFCRLWILGFAALAAPLYLLTKTSAVFQWGEEQQQAFDDIKHALLKAPALSLLDTSKPFYLYIHEQKGIAKGVLTQKLGPWRKPVAYLSKKLDPVAAGWPPCLKIIASVALLLKDADKLTLGQTVTVIVSHALESVIRQPPDRWLSNARITHYQSLLLNSDRVKFAPPTQLNPATLWPDPDSTVIHSCGDILAEVTRMRPDLTDQPLPDAKVTWFTDGSSYLLEGKRMAGAAIVDGDRVIWAIKLPEGTSAQKAELIALTQALNMAEGKKATIYTDSRYAFATAHVHGAIYQQRGLLTSAGKEIKNKQEILDLLDALHRPAKLAIVHCLGHQKGNSLVARGNRMADVEAKKAAQGTPPFYEGLAASGNVTFTNETSGLRWRPPPGTQGLTMSFVSGAGLCLVGPRKERKKTPDLIECLIQTVVLQHKKTLIRFLDKHLETSLAEEYDWPTLLTEATRCGTSLMDNTGPEEQITT; encoded by the exons atgggacagactatctcaacccctttggacttgactttagctcactggactgacgttaagagccgagctcatagtttatctgttgaaataaagaaaggaaaatggcaaactctatgtgagggagaatggactatgtttaatgttggatggccccgaggagggaccttcaacccagatcttattcaggctgttaaatggatcatcttgcaggagcccCGAGGCCACCCCGACCAAATGCCTTACATTTTTAGTTGGCAGGATCTTGTCCAAAACCCACCttcctggttgaagccctggattcctccccaacccactaacagtagcccctCGGGGGATtcaaaagttctcattgcaggacCCCCCCggaagaaaaagaagatttacccggacattcagacggagctcctcctggattcaccaccaccctacccgccaacccacacccccacagctcctctTCCTGCCACCTCACAAGAAGGGACACAGGGGGGCCCAGCCACGGGGACCTGGAGTAGGTGAGCTCTGTCTCCTGATACTACCGTTGCCCTACCACTCAGGGctataggacccccaccccctttaggaccaggggatgactcaactcagagacctctgccacccctacaatattggcctttctcctccgcagacctttataattggaaggccaaccacacTCCCTTCTCtgaggacccctcaaaattaactgcactcatggaatccctagttttctcccaccagcccacatgggacgattgccagcagttactccagaccctcttcacgaccgaggagagggaacgtatcctgttggaggccagaaagaacgtccctggtgacgacAGGCGCCCAACCCAACTCCAGAACGTTATAGATGAAGGGTTCCCCCTGATCAGACCCAactgggacttcaacacccctgaCGGTAGGGAGCATCTCcgaatctatcgccaggctctggtggctggtCTCCGCGGGGCTGCAAGACGCcctaccaatttggccaaggtaagggaAGTCATTCAGGGACCTAATGAGGTCCCCTCTGTGTTCCTCGAGCACCTCATGGAGGCCTATCGTAGATATACGCCCTTTGATCCTATGGCGGAGGAACAAAGGGTTTCAGTGCTGATGTATTTTGTAGATCAGTCAGCGCCAGATATcagaaggaaattacaaagactagATGGGTTAAGCCGCTATACTCTGTCAGACTTagttaaggaagcagaaaaggtttataataaaagagaaactgaagaggaaaaagaagagagaatggcaaaagaacaggaagaaagggaccATAAACGTGATAAGAGGCATGAGAAAAACATGACTCGAATTCTGAATGCCGTAATCCAGAATAGAAAAGAAGCAGGCAGACCTAGGGATACTAGGCAGAAGCAAAACCTGGGCAACAGGTGCCAATTAGAAAAGGaccaatgtgcctattgcaaTGAGAAGGGACACTGGATTAAGGACTGccccaaaaagaaaccaaaagaggtTCTGACCCTAGAAGATGATGAATGAGGGGGACGGGGCTCGGATCCCCTCCCCGAGCCTAGGGTAActttgaaggtggaggggaaacccaTCCAGTTCCTAGTGGACACTGGCGCCCAGCACTCGGTCCTACTGAAACCAGAAGGACCCCTTTCTAACAAGAAATCATGGGTGCTCGGGGCTACTGGAAATCAACAattttcatggactacccgaagaacggTGGACCTAGGTGTGGGCCGGGTATCCCACTCGTTCCTCATGATTCCAGGCTGCCCCGCTCCCTTATTGGGACGGGACttattaacaaaaataggagCCCAAATTACCTTCACAAAGAAGAGCCCCCAAGTGACTGACCAACATGGGGAAATTATCCATGTTTTAACTATGAAACTAGAAGATGAACATAGGCTATTTGAAAGGCCTCAGACCAATGCAGACATTGGCAAATGGCTCACCAAAGTCCCGGGAGCATGGGCCGAGACTGCCGGGATGGGATTGGCCACCCATCAACCACCAATAATTGTTGATCTAAAGGCTTCCGCAACACCTGTCTCGGTACGTCAATACCCCATGAGtcaggaggccagagaaggaataaaacctCACATAATGAGGCTCTTAGAATTAGGAGTCCTAAGAAGGTGCCAATCTCCCTGGAATACCCCTTTGCTACCAGTGCGCAAGCCAAATACCAATGACTATCGCCCAGTTCAGGACTTAAGGGAGGTTAATAAGAGGGTTGAAGACCTACACCCAACCGTGCCTAACCCCTATAACCTACTGAGTTCACTACCTCCAGACCGAGACTGGTACACAGTCTTGGACCTGAAAGATGCTTTTTTCTGTTTGCCACTGAATGAAAAAAGTCAACCTATCTTTGCCTTTCAATGGAAGGACCCAGACTCCGGAATCTCCGGACAGTTGACTTGGACTAggctgcctcaaggattcaaaaattcacccaccatctttgacgAGACACTTCACCAGGACCTGGCCTCCTTCCGAACCTCAAACCCCCAGGTAACTCTCCTCCAATACGTTGACAACTTACTCCTCGCAGCTGTAACCCAAACTGAATGTGAACAGGGGACAAAGGCACTATTAGAGGAACTGGCCCGCCTGGGTTACCGTGCCTCAGCAATGAAGGCCCAACTCTGCAAAAGGCAAGTAACCTACCTGGGGTACTCTCTAAAAGGAGGGCGGAGATGGCTGACGAAAGCACGTAAACAGGCTGTGGAACAGATCCCAGTGCCTGCAAATGCCAGGCAAGTACGGGAATTCCTGGGATCTGCAGGATTTTGTAGACTGTGGATACTGGGGTTTGCCGCCCTGGCGGCCCCCCTCTACCTCTTGACTAAGACGTCTGCAGTTTTCCAATGGGGAGAGGAACAACAACAGGCTTTTGACGACATCAAGCATGCCCTCTTAAAGGCACCTGCTCTCTCCCTTCTCGACACCTCCAAGCCGTTTTACTTGTATATACATGAGCAGAAAGGCATTGCAAAAGGGGTACTGACCCAGAAACTAGGGCCCTGGCGAAAGCCAGTGGCCTATTTATCGAAAAAGTTGGATCCTGTGGCCGCTGGGTGGCCCCCTTGCCTTAAGATTATTGCCTCCGTGGCTTTACTTTTGAAGGATGCTGATAAATTAACTCTGGGGCAGACTGTCACAGTCATTGTATCCCATGCACTGGAGAGTGTCATCCGCCAGCCTCCAGACCGATGGCTCTCAAACGCCCGAATCACCCACTACCAGAGTCTCCTCCTTAACTCGGATAGAGTCAAGTTTGCACCCCCCACTCAACTAAATCCGGCTACCCTCTGGCCAGACCCCGACTCCACAGTAATCCACAGCTGTGGGGACATCTTGGCTGAGGTTACCAGAATGAGACCTGATCTGACAGACCAGCCACTACCGGATGCCAAGGTAACCTGGTTCACTGATGGCAGTAGCTATCTCCTTGAAGGTAAGCGGATGGCGGGGGCGGCAATTGTTGATGGAGACAGGGTGATCTGGGCTATCAAACTGCCTGAAGGGACTTCAGCCCAGAAGGCCGAACTAATTGCATTAACCCAGGCCTTAAATATGGCAGAAGGGAAAAAAGCTACCATATATACAGACAGCCGGTATGCTTTTGCAactgcacatgtgcatggtgcCATATACCAGCAGAGAGGATTATTAACCTctgcaggaaaagaaatcaaaaacaaacaagaaattttagatttactcGATGCCCTGCATCGGCCGGCCAAGCTGGCCATAGTCCATTGTCTGGGGCACCAGAAAGGAAACTCTCTAGTGGCAAGAGGGAACAGGATGGCTGATGTAGAGGCCAAAAAGGCTGCTCAAGGAAC CCCCCCCTTCTATGAAGGGCTGGCTGCCTCAGGAAATGTAACGTTTACCAATGAGACCTCTGGCCTACGCTGGCGGCCCCCACCTGGCACTCAGGGACTCACTATGAGTTTCGTCTCTGGAGCAGGACTCTGTCTGGTAGGCCCTC ggaaggagaggaaaaagacCCCAGACCTAATTGAGTGCCTTATTCAGACTGTTGTTCTCCAACATAAGAAAACCTTAA TTCGGTTTTTGGATAAGCACTTAGAAACTTCTTTGGCTGAAGAGTATGACTGGCCTACTCTCCTCACTGAGGCCACAAG GTGTGGCACAAGCCTCATGGATAACACAGGGCCAGAGGAACAGATAACCACATGA